The Triticum aestivum cultivar Chinese Spring chromosome 5A, IWGSC CS RefSeq v2.1, whole genome shotgun sequence genomic sequence ATCTTCATGTCTCCCAAGATGACAGATGATGAAACTGATAATTTCACCTCTTGTGCTAGTTCCGATCTGGTTATCCAGGCTTTGTTTTCTTTGGCACCATGTAATCAGCGAGAATGTACATTTGTTAGAAAAAATATGGCAAGCTTTTTGTACTTTAGATGTGTGGTTGTCATACAATTTATGTGGATGCTTGTGATGCATGGAAGAATCTAAAGAAAATGTGTTCAGAGATCTCTTGATAGCTATTGTTCTTGCATGAAAGACGTGATGAAAAGTAATTCCCAAGATGGTCAGCAAAATTATATAATTAGACTAGATGATGGTATACTTCCAGAAAATACACCTTGTAGCTTTTAGAGATGAACTAATCTGATCCTAGGCAGGCTTCTCCAGAATCACCACAGGAAGCTCAAAATCACTCGAATTCCGTAAAAAATGTTGCAAAATAAAATCTCTTTGGTTCACTTACGAAACAACTCAACAGAAACAATTATTTATAAAGTTGCTTCAGCTTTCTTATTGTACAAAGAAAATATTACATGGAAATTTTGGATTGTTTTCCAAAGTCAGCAATGAGCGATCACGCAACAGTTACATAAGCTACTACAACCGCACATCTACCAATTTTATCAGGTGCTATGCACAATTTAAAACAAAAGCTCGGTCAAATAAATATATAAATGAAGATGAGACATGCCTTCATGTACAATCTACAACAGATTAATGCTGCTACTTGGAAAGCAGTACAGCTTTTTATACATCTAGAATGTTACATATTCTACTGCATTGCACATTTTGAGATTTCTCAAACTTTAGGCCTGGTGTCAGAGTTTTGATCAATTCATTGTTGTAGAACCGTCATCTAGAaatattcctgaaaataagacaTGGTATTATCGACCATATCTTGTATAATTATGGCAAAAAGTAGGCGTTCCATGCCAAAACAGGCAATCTCAGTCAACTTTTGCAAATTGCATCTCCATTTTTGCATCGCATCACCAAACATAAATTGTACACTTATACACAGATCATGGTAACGGGTACCATAATAGGATTACATAACTTGTTGCATATATTTGGCATGGCAAATTCACTTCTTACATACGGCCATTTTGCACTGGAACAATCAAAGTGCGTAAATGACAGAGAAGCACAGACTTGAATGGATTGATTTCCACTATACCAAGTCTACACAAAATGACTAAAAATAATTATTCCAACATCGCATCAGTGAGACCACCACAACTACTTATTTTTGTGATGCTCTTTGGCCCTGTAAAGAGTAACAAAACCATGTTAGTACAACTTCAGAAAGGGCATGAACAAAATTTTCATGGTTCGTCACTTTACCTCTTTTTCTTTTGGGTCACGGTCTGCTTCGAGCCCCTTTTCAATCTCTTACCACTCCCTTTTGTTTTTGCTACATCTGGTGGGTGAATGTTGATCACAGTTGGGAATGATGTTCCAACGAAGGATTCAAATTCTTGAACTTTACTTTGCTCACTAACTGTTCCCTCCTGCCCCAATTGTGTGTAGGCATCACCAATAGCCTTGTGAAGATATCTCATCTTCTCCTCACTATGTTTTGCGACATGAAATGCCAGGCTGAAATTTGAACATGTTTCCGCGTACAACTTCTTTATGACAGGTGGAAGACATGTAGATGACCCTTGTAGCTCATGGTCGTTGGCATCATAGGCAAGGTGTCGCGCAGCCATTTTAGTCCACCTATGTAGCACATATTGACTAGGAATTTCATTACAGCCCTCATTCTTTAGGACAACAATGATGCGACGGCAAATGATACCCAAGGATTCAAACATCCTACAAGAACAGTGTGTTTCCTTAGTGCTAGTGTTGAAACTAACTTGTCTAACCTTGCCACTGTTGCTGCTAATGCTGATGGTGCGGAGCTCACCAATCTGCGTGATTGTTTTGACATGACAATAATCCCTCGCTGCTAGCACCTGACTCTGAAATTCAGCAAAAACCTCATGAGTATACACTTCTCTACCATGACTCTCGATACTCCAACAAGTCTTGAGTATAGGCAGTGTATGAAGGCTAGCATTATCTTCTTGTAATTCTTTTTGCCGTTGTTCCTCCAAAGCTGTTTCAAATCTGACCCAAAATTCAATCAAGGCAAGGTTCCGGTTAGTAAAGTGTCTGAAGAATGTATTCTCACTCTCAGATCTTGATGTGGTACGCAAGATTCCGCCAAGGTGGAAATCAGTAAAATATGCCGGAATCCATGATCGTCGTAACTCATACTTCTTCTACAACCATGTATTATCATCTAGCCCGAAATCATTAATTATTGAACACCATTTTGACTCGAACTCGTTTGGTGTCTCTGATCCCCAAACACATGACATAAACTGTTCATGGAAATCTGGACTATTTTTTAGGGTCGCACCAACTTTTTCCGTAAGCTTCATGAGGATGTGCCACATGCAAAGTCTATGTATAGTGTTCGGGAAAACATGTTCTATCCCTATTCTCATGCTTTGATCATCGGTAATGATTAGCTTAGGTGCAACCCCACACATTGCTTTTAAGAAAGTCTTGAACAACCATATATAAGATTCTTGCTTCTCATTCCATAAAAAAGCAGCACCAAATGTAACACAAGATTTGTGGTTGTTAACTCCAGTGAAAGGGGCAAACACCAAGTCATACCTATTAAAGCGGTATGTGGAGTCGAAAGACACCACTTCACCAAACAATGAGTAGTTTTTTCTGCATATACTATCGGCCCAGAAAATATTTGTAAGTTTATCATTCTCATCGAGTTGGTAATCAAAGTAGAAGGCTGGATTGGCAGCTTGCTTATTCTTCATGATATCTACTATTATCTGTCCATCTGCTCCCTTAATTGCTCTTTTAAAATCACGGTGGCAGTTTTGTAAATCACGCTTTGTGCAACCTACATTTGCTTGGCCCCCCTTCTCTACACTAAGCAAGCGATATGCTGCAGATGTGCCAACCAATGCCTTATGACATGTAAGTAATTTTGTCCTCAACTCACTACTTACTTCTCTCTTTGACTTAATGAGATGTCTCTTACTTGGCGaaataagttgatgcgtatgcGATTGGACAAATCGGGCAACCTCGTATTTGCCGTCATCTTGCCTTTTGAATCCGATCATAGCCTCACAACCACACCTGCTTAACTTGAAGTTCCGTTTAGGCTTTATCCTTTCCTCATCTGTGGCCACCTTTCGCCAACCTTCCCTTGCACAAACAAACCTCTTCCACACTGGTACACCCTGATCATCTTTGTGTGTTGTCCATGTGCGGACCAAGAACCCAACCTCATGAGCATACATTTTGTATAGTGCCATGCCCTCTTTCCAGGTGTCAAACTTCATGCCAATTACGGGCTTTAAGTTATCATCACACTCAGGCTCATATGTTGACCCCTTAAAATGCAATATAACAGCGGTTTAGTTCATGAACTAAAGCTCGTGCAATCGACGTGAAAAAAACACTTACACAAAACGGAAGACTGGTAGTTCTTTTTGGCATGTTGTAGGTATTTTCATCATTTCCCACCAACTGGATCATGCCCTACCAATTTGAGGTAAAAAATCAATCAAGTCACAAAATAATGTGCCATACATAACCAATGCAACACGTTAATTACCACGGCAGAGCTGCTGGCATCATCTTCAACTCCCATTGCCGTAGTTGACCCAATACTTAGAGCAGCACTTGCCATTGACTCCATGGTTACCTGTTTTCATGcaaaaaaatgacaaaacatcacaTACATGTCCAAAAGTACAGAACTGGAGTAACCTACAAGAAAGCAACACTTATCAATATTTTAAGTCAGAGAAAAGCAACAATGTGATTGCGGAAAGACAAATTGGGGAGCACTTTTAAGTAGTAATGCCAGAGAAGGTTCAATCAAACATTGTTAAGGCCTTTCCATTTAACATGAAAAAATTTAAATGGATACCAAGAACATCTTTAGTCGCTTCAGAACAGATCCCCTCGTTGATTTCGTGAAATACATGTCTAGAACATCACATGAGCAACTAGTAATTAATACAATCTTGCCATGTATGAAGGCTCCCAGGTAATAGTTTGATCACATATCAAGTCTCTTCATCCACAAACCTTTTTATAAAATTAGCAAGCGTACATGAAAATTATACACAAACCAGAACGGGTCCCTTCATCTATTTTCCACTGTCGGGTTTAATTAGTGGCATTTTTCCCCATTATAACTGCACGTCAGGCATCAATTTAGTGCTCATAATATTCAGTTTCCCAAATGCCACTAGATTCAAACAAATCGGTGAAGCTTGAGGATTGAAAAAATAGACAGCATGTGCATAACAGAAGAACAACATTTGGTGCTCATACCGTGGATCCTTTAGCAATAAAAAGACGATGGCTGGCTCCTGATCAACCGCGGCATTGATATCCCCAGAGATGCAGTGCCGTGTCGCTAGGTAGCCGCAATCGCGGCGAGCCGCAGACGGACCGTGTGATTTGGGGCGCTCGCGCTTGAtgtcagagagagaggggggagggagagagggaggcaaCTCGCACAAATTTGTCTCAAGGGAGGGAGATTGGTTCTTGAGCTCGCTGGGCCATAACCCTAGCTCGCGGCGGCGGCTGTGCTGGTACAGGAGATGGAAGGGGAGGGAGACGACCTTGAGTGCGGGCGGAGGTCAATTTGCTTGATTTACCTATGCTGTAAGGACTGTTTTGAAAATGTACCAGCAGGCCCATCTTCTAACCGATCCTGTCCCTGTCTTTTGCATCCAATGGCCCATATGTCGCTGGTGCACTCGGCGCACCAGTTCGCTCGTTTCACCAGATACATTCTCTTGTTGAACCATCCTCACCGCCATTGGCTCTTTATCTTCTGGTGAAAACAAAATATGAGTTATTACTATATTGTATGTATATGTGCCATGGCAgagaaacatactccctccgtctcatattataagatgttattacaaggAAAATACAGAGGAGCTCTTGGTGCTCCACTCCCCTATATGaatattaatttcaaaaaaatatcacTAAATTTCAAAAAACTTGGAAATTGGGGATATCAAACATGGGTGTCTGATCTACTTCTGTGTGAAGTTTCGTGAAAAAATACCAGGAAATGTATCCATGGTGAAGAAAATATAGGCTGACCTACGATACATCCAAACAGTTCTTTTTTCTACACATGATTTTTTTGTCTTTTTACTGAGAATGCGCTTCCTGGTATTTTTTACGAAACTTCACACATGAGTAATTGGGCATCCATGTTTGATATCCCCAAATTCCCTTTTTAAAAAAATTCCCCGATTTGTTTTTCGGATTTAATACTCATATAGGGGTGGTGCACCCGAGAATCATCTCCCGTTATTACAACCAATATGTGAATATACcggttgtaataacatcttatattatgagagTAATAAATTCTGCAATGCACGTATAGGTGATATAGGAATAATTTTGTTCTCAAAAAAACTAAGTACATTTCTTTTTGTAATTGTCGTGTGTGCTTTGAGAAGAAATTTTACAAACATTTCAAAATTTTATTGCATGGTAGTTTTTTGGTTGCTCTCATGGTAACTTTTTATGATGGCAAGTTCACATGTGTTCCCATATCAAATTTGCCATGATTTTTTATTAGGAAAACAACAAAATTTTGCTATATTGCCATGTGTCCAGTACAAATTATTCTACAATTTCTATTATCACAATAGCTTTTTTTTCTTAATTTACAATGTGACCATGCTTCAATTTTTTTAAGTTGCCACATGACCTATTTTTGTACAAATATATATACTTGCCATGTTCAATGAGATATTCTTTTCTAGCTTTAATTTCTAAGCCATGACAAATTTGCATTGCAGAAGCAAGGCTAGTTTTACATCCATGGCAAATTACTTTCCCGGCCCATCGATAGTTTTACATCCATTGCAAATTTCAGCTCCATGGTAAAAAAAATTAGAGACATGTCAGTTTGTTTGCTGCTCACACAACAATTTTTTAAAAGCAATGGCAAATTTAAACAATACGACAAACTCTCTTGTTTTTTCTAACTATGCATGCATGTACATATGAAACCATGGATATGTGGCAATTTATTACTTAGAAGCATGGCAACTTTTGTTTTTTACATTTGTGTCCGTTTTTAATCCTATAGGCATGTTAACTGCCTATATATGTGAATTGTCCTGATTTTTTTTTGAATCCATGGCTATGTTGTGGTAGTTTTTTTAAAGGATGGCGGCCTTTGTATGTTTTTAGCTAAATAACTCGGGTGTAAAATATTATTCCCTTCGgtccatattagttgtcgctcaaaatgatgtatctagcactaaaatatgtttaaatacatctatttgagcgacaagtaatatgaatTGGGAGGAAGTAGTTTTTTTAAAAGCCCGGTATCTTATGGTGCTCAAATTAAACTTTTTGGACATTTTTAAACACTTCTTTGGGGCCATTTCGTTTTACTTGGCACATCCTATTATTTACTCTCTCTGTCTCTGTCTAGATACATttgtatctagataaatctaagacaagtaatttgagaCTAAGGCGATATTAGCCGGTAGATTTTGTCGTGAGATTATCCCATCTTGCTCCCATCTCCCCCGCCCTAACCCTCCCGCACCGCCACCCACGAGGTGGCCGGGGAGGGCTCACCGATCTCCTTTGCTAGGCCCCCTTCTCCTCCctactcctccctcgccgccgccagaagGTGCACCCGAGGCGAAGCCCAGCCGTTACCAGCAGCAGTGGGGCCTCGGGGTTCTCTCGCCTGCTAGGGGTCGGCACGGCCGACGCTTCGGGCCAGGGCGTGGCGCGGGCTGGGCGCTATGGTGGAGGTGCAAGAGGATGCAACATCGCTGCTCCTCTGCAGCTGGTGGCATGCACCTAGGCGCCAGGGACGGCGACGGACGGCACGACCAGATCTGGCCGCAGGCGGCGAGGGCCAAGGGCGGCGTGAGCTGCGGGCGTCCCCCTGGTGTGGCTGTTGGTGATGGTGGCGCAGTAGCGGCTGTTGGAGTCCGGTTATCCAGTGGATGGTCGGTGGGTGTGCTTGGCTGGAAAAGAGGTGGTTGGCCTTGCTGTTCCTCAAGCTCCAAAACATCGATCTAGACACCGATGGGTTCCAGTCTTCCCCTCGGAGATCTCAGCTTTTGGCACTTGGCGCCACTGGATATCTAGATCGGAATTGATCCGGTCAGGCGTGCCCTCATCTTCGGCCAGAGAGGCTACATGAGGGCGTGGCGCATAGCTTTGCTGCCTTGTCGGTGCCATGGGACATGTCTAAGTATAGTTTTTCACGGTGTTGGTAGTGGTGAATAAAGTCATGGTGGCTGCGATCGGAATCTGGTAATGTCGGAGGGCAGTTTTGGTTGCGATGAAGAATGGCAACACATGTTTTTCATGTGTGTCGGGTGTTGAGGGCTTGTAGCGGCAGCCTTGGCAGCAGGGGGCGACAACACACGTGGACAACATTTTCTAGTGGTGCTTCTCGAGTGCCAGCCGCGATTTCCAGAGTGAAAACTCATGGTGGCCTTCATTGGTTGTGCCTGCTAATGGCCTTGCTGAAGGCATTGCTTTTGGGATCTTAGACTTTCTCCAAGGTGAAAACTCATATCCTTGATCGGAAGATGGCAACGCTTGTACATTATTTCTTTTTTTGAGGTGTCATTTTTGGAGAACCTCTTTTGCGGTCCGGGTAttgtctttggtggtggttagaGTGCTGCTGTTGTGAGTGTTTCGTCACTGCGACTGGTCTTTGTTTTTAtacttctctcttttttatttcgtTCTTAGTTGTGTGCATCCTTAATGCCTTTCGATATCTTATCAGTGTAGACgttgggtgtaattggtatcttcacgatattaatatactccttttataaaaaaatgtcatgcagggactatcgtggttctaagactgacagtagaatggggggtaggtatgaggaggcaagatcctagctatggagtagttgtacacacgagttttacgagttcaggcccttctcggaagaagtaacaaccctacgtctcggtgcccggaggcggtcgactgaattatatgtgtgtgtgtgtttacaaaagatgcgaacccttgtgcctgtggagggggtggcttatatagagtgcgccaggaccccagtcggcccacgttacaaagggtttaaggtacattaaaggGGAGACGTTACTGGTAATGCTAGTAAATAAAGAGACATAATAACCATTAAAGCTATGAGGCGATGTCCGACCGTTGTGGTCTGGAGTGACCTTAGACCTTCTGgtggtataaagttgagtcatctattttggaacggagggagtatgagtgaACACTGCAATGATCTATTTCAGTTAAGTGCACTTGTTTTTAACATATGGTGCTCATCTGGGCTGCAAAAGCATATGCATACGTACATCCACATGATTTCTGGGCACAGGACGgcagaggaggcgcgccaagggcaCGCCCCAGCCACTAGTCTATCTTCATCAGGGACCGCGTTGGGGGTATTCCTTCCGGCCAACGAAATCATTCGCCTGATTACGCAATGATCGTTCGTTGGACCATCCCTTATCAAATGTTTCCCTCCCCCGTTTACACAAATACAATGTTTTAAATATTTTAATATACACCCCTAACAAAATATTTTTAATATAGATTGTATAGAGACAAGAATAAATATACAAACATACTAAAATGTGCCTATATACATTTAGTTCAAGAAAAAGTTAAAtgtcttatatttgtgaacataGAGAGTATATGAGTGAACCATTCGACTCAGAAAAAGAAGAACTAATAGATTGGCTATAAATGGCGTAGCAATTAAGCCAACTTTTTTACCTTTCTCTCGCAAGTGCTTGTGGTCTTTGGGTCATAAGGACATCTTCAACGCGGACCCTGAAACCTCCAAGCGTCTGGACCCAGTTGTTCAGACACTGTTTGTCATCCAACGTCGTCCCGCATCAGTCCGTGGACCAGTCTGGATGTTCGCTTTCCCGTAAACCAAGGGGATTTGTGGGAGTCCGGACCTCCTTCACGTAGGAATTCGACACCCCACGACCCACCCAAAATTCCACCTGGACCCCACGTCTCCATCCTTCTATCTTTCTTTGCATTTGCTTCCTCACTCGTCGCCGCTGCCGCTCTACAACCCCTGCCGCCCTCCAAGCCCTTCTCGGACCTCCACGACCTCCACCGCTACACCCGGTCGCGCCACTGCTTGTCCTCCACCACCGGTCCACACCTCTCGTTCGTCCACTGCCAGGTACTATCCGCCCTTATGTGGTCACCATCCTTATTAATTTTTTTGTCCCTTCTTTGTAGCAAAGGATCTGGACATGGAGTACATACTTGAGAGAACCAACTGTCGCAAACACCAAGAGGCTCTTGAGAAGTGTTTTGGACCTCAGTACTTGAGGGAACCAGCTATCGTAGACACCCATAGGCTCTTGGCAATGTTTGTAGTAAGAGGGTGGCCAAGTTTGCTCAGATCTCTTTGCACTAGAGATGGAAAAACTGTCCAAATGCTctacaagggcaatatcagggcCATGCTAAGAAActcaccatcattcttgaagcagttgcatcagAGGACCACTGAATTTGGCATATTTTCTTTGATATGTGTGTGTCTCGTAATGGCATCAATGTCTTGCATCGGTCTCCATTGTTTGCTAGGCTGACTGAAGGGCAAGCCCCTCCTTGCAACTATACTGTCAATGGGCATCCGTAGaacatgggctactatctggttgatggtatctatcctccatGGAGTACATTCATTAAGAATGAGTTAGAAAGGAGGAGCTTGCCCTTTAGGGCGTGGTTAGAAAAGTCTCACTTTACCCAAAGACAAGAAGGAACTAGAAATGATGTTGAGAGATCATTTCGAGCGCTCCAGGCCCGTCTTGCAGTTATTTGTGGACCTACTAAATAATGGGACTGAAAGACCTTGTGgaaggtgatgacatgttgtgtgattaTGCACACCATGATTGTTGAGGATGAGAGTGAAGATGATGTGTAGGTctggaatttgagaacatgggtaaTCATATTCAACTTTTGTATCAGAATCCGGCCATATTTGATGAGTTTGTTCCAATGCATAAACAAATTTGACATCGAGCAACTCAAATAAGATTTGATTGAGCATCTATTGGCGGTTAAAGGGGATAACTAGAATATATATGTGCTCGATTTTTTTGCGAGGAAACATATGTGCTAGTTGAATTCAAGCTTGAACTATTTAATTTGTAAACTTAGTTGGCTTGTAatattacctccgtcccaaattCTAGATGGAGGGAATATTTAAATTAGAACTATTGTTGCATTTCAATATTTTCAATCATCTAAATTTGATATGCTATTATTTTGAGCTTGCAGACATAAAAAAATAGGCGGGAATTTTAGAGAACAGGGTTGGATGGCCGACTCTTACACCATTATCCGCAGACTGGTCCAAACCAGCCCGCGAATGGATATCATGTCCATTTTGAGATttagcattggagatgccctaagactgTCTACAGTGGGAGTAATTTCAGCAGTAACATAGGACCCAACTCAATAAATTTGCTTATgcggcaatgacttcatgaagaaaGAGACGAAttgagtaacatagctagttactcatACCATGGTTAACATCACTCATACTAAGATAAGATGAATCTATAatctactccctctatcccataatataagagcgtttttgacattaTTACAGGACGAAGGGAGTAATAAATAAAGTGTTGTATCATGACACCATATACGTTACTTTCCGCTATAGATGTGGTAACATAGACATGTAACATTTCATCACGAGTAGTCTAAATTTAGACTATTTATTATTCCCACGTTTTTCATACTACATCGAGACACGTCAACTAAACTTACCCCAAATGCGCCCGTTTACTTGGCCCCTTTTGTCCTACACGCAACAAGCAATCAGTGAATGCGATGCGATGCACACATGCCGACATGCTGTCCAGGTACATCGCCGCGCCCCGCTATCCCGTCCGGCTACATCAACGGGCGGTCGACCGCAGAGAATAACCATCGCTTGAGTAGGACCGTCCGATCGCCCCTCCCGAATCCGGTCGTCGATACCGCGGAGAAGCGTACAGCCACTCCCCGCTTGCTCCCCACATCCTCGTCGGCTCGTCGCGCGTCCCCACCGGCCTCCGCCTCCGCTTCGGCTCCTCCTGCTCCTCTCCCGCCGGACTCCGGCAGCGGCGCCTTCCCCGATCCAGCTCCCAGCCTCAGCTGCCCAGCCATTTCCACCGCGTGCCGCGCAACCGTGGTCTCCCACCTGCCACCTGCCTTCGCAGCTGTGGCCACTGGCCGATGTTCGCCTGATTTGCCCCGCGCAGCGGTGAGCTACTCAGCTCAAAATCGCTACCATTGATTCCCTTGTGTCCATGTCTCTATGATTGTTCTGAAGGACCAACTGATCAATTGTAAGGTATCCTCGAATC encodes the following:
- the LOC123106905 gene encoding protein FAR1-RELATED SEQUENCE 5-like gives rise to the protein MESMASAALSIGSTTAMGVEDDASSSAVGMIQLVGNDENTYNMPKRTTSLPFCGSTYEPECDDNLKPVIGMKFDTWKEGMALYKMYAHEVGFLVRTWTTHKDDQGVPVWKRFVCAREGWRKVATDEERIKPKRNFKLSRCGCEAMIGFKRQDDGKYEVARFVQSHTHQLISPSKRHLIKSKREVSSELRTKLLTCHKALVGTSAAYRLLSVEKGGQANVGCTKRDLQNCHRDFKRAIKGADGQIIVDIMKNKQAANPAFYFDYQLDENDKLTNIFWADSICRKNYSLFGEVVSFDSTYRFNRYDLVFAPFTGVNNHKSCVTFGAAFLWNEKQESYIWLFKTFLKAMCGVAPKLIITDDQSMRIGIEHVFPNTIHRLCMWHILMKLTEKVGATLKNSPDFHEQFMSCVWGSETPNEFESKWCSIINDFGLDDNTWL